In one window of Sciurus carolinensis chromosome X, mSciCar1.2, whole genome shotgun sequence DNA:
- the LOC124972424 gene encoding ferritin heavy chain-like: MVPVVVASQVNHNYHPDCEVAVNRQIQVQLHASYVYLSLAFYCDGHSVALEHFSSFFLRRSHEWGDGAEKLMKMQNQRGGRIRLQDILKPDRDDWHSGFQAMERALHLEKRVNQSLLELHRLATEREDPHLCHFLRSHYLHQQVLIIRELGGYLTNLRRMEAPENPLAELLFDRLTLGRSDKDT, encoded by the coding sequence ATGGTCCCCGTCGTGGTGGCCTCGCAGGTGAACCACAACTACCACCCCGACTGCGAGGTCGCCGTCAACCGCCAGATCCAGGTGCAACTGCACGCCTCCTACGTCTACCTGTCCTTGGCCTTCTACTGCGACGGCCACAGCGTGGCCCTGGAGCACTTCTCCAGCTTCTTCCTGCGCCGCTCCCACGAGTGGGGGGATGGCGCCGAGAAGCTGATGAAGATGCAGAACCAGCGCGGAGGCCGCATCCGCCTCCAGGACATCCTCAAGCCTGACCGCGATGACTGGCACAGCGGCTTCCAGGCCATGGAGCGCGCCCTGCACCTGGAGAAGAGGGTCAACCAGAGCCTCCTGGAGCTGCACCGCCTGGCCACCGAGAGGGAGGACCCCCACCTCTGCCACTTCCTGCGGAGCCACTATCTGCACCAGCAGGTCCTCATCATCCGGGAGCTGGGCGGCTACCTGACCAACCTGCGCAGGATGGAGGCCCCGGAAAACCCCCTGGCCGAGCTCCTCTTTGACAGGCTCACCCTGGGCCGCAGCGACAAGGACACCTGA